From one Anaerococcus prevotii DSM 20548 genomic stretch:
- a CDS encoding NAD(P)/FAD-dependent oxidoreductase: MYDYLIIGNGIAGLSATEEIRKKDSDASILIVSEEKPSTYWRTRLSELICKDFEEDEIFVKKEPWYSEKHIEERLSTKVEKIDPEKRIAYLGDGEEIEFGKALIATGARAFVPPITNVDSKGVFAIRTVDDLRSFKEYVADKKEVVVIGGGILGLEAAFSAQKLGLNITVIESFDYLLARQLDRELSEKLEENLNNMGITTYTGKNTQEILTKDGAVCGVKLADGTEIPADAIMVQAGIRSNIKMAQESGLETDRGIMVNDHLETGHEGIFAAGDCAQIGQFTIGLWTSSQEMGKIAGNNMTGDSESYKQPKPFSTLMLGDIKLFSAGMNSGEGIEEEKKEIDGKIYKLFKKEDAYVGGILWGDIKYQNDVKNIVFKGANIEETKLGTEIFGK; encoded by the coding sequence ATGTACGATTATCTAATTATAGGAAACGGAATTGCTGGCCTATCAGCAACCGAAGAAATAAGAAAAAAGGATTCAGACGCTTCAATTCTAATTGTTTCAGAAGAAAAACCATCTACCTACTGGAGAACTAGACTATCCGAGCTAATCTGTAAAGACTTCGAAGAAGACGAAATTTTCGTTAAAAAAGAACCTTGGTATAGCGAAAAACACATAGAAGAAAGACTTTCTACAAAAGTAGAAAAGATAGATCCAGAAAAAAGAATTGCATATCTGGGCGATGGAGAAGAGATTGAATTTGGCAAGGCCCTAATCGCAACAGGAGCTAGAGCCTTCGTTCCACCAATCACAAACGTAGACTCCAAGGGAGTCTTTGCCATAAGAACTGTAGATGACCTTAGAAGCTTCAAGGAATATGTAGCCGACAAGAAGGAAGTTGTAGTTATAGGAGGAGGAATCCTAGGACTAGAAGCAGCCTTCTCTGCCCAAAAACTCGGCCTAAACATCACAGTAATAGAAAGCTTCGACTATCTACTAGCAAGACAACTTGACCGTGAGCTTTCAGAAAAACTTGAAGAAAACTTAAACAATATGGGAATTACGACCTACACAGGGAAAAACACCCAAGAAATCCTCACAAAAGACGGGGCAGTTTGTGGAGTAAAGCTTGCTGATGGAACTGAAATTCCTGCAGATGCTATAATGGTTCAAGCAGGCATCAGATCAAATATCAAGATGGCCCAAGAATCAGGCCTTGAAACTGACAGAGGAATTATGGTAAACGACCACCTAGAAACAGGTCATGAAGGAATCTTTGCTGCAGGAGACTGTGCACAAATCGGCCAATTCACCATAGGACTTTGGACATCAAGCCAAGAAATGGGTAAAATCGCAGGTAATAACATGACAGGAGATAGCGAATCTTATAAGCAACCAAAACCATTCTCAACCCTAATGCTAGGAGATATCAAGCTATTTTCAGCAGGCATGAACTCAGGTGAAGGAATCGAAGAAGAAAAGAAAGAAATCGACGGCAAAATCTACAAACTCTTCAAAAAAGAAGATGCCTACGTAGGCGGCATCCTCTGGGGAGATATCAAATACCAAAATGATGTCAAAAATATAGTATTTAAGGGAGCAAATATCGAAGAAACTAAACTAGGCACAGAGATCTTTGGAAAATAG
- the groL gene encoding chaperonin GroEL (60 kDa chaperone family; promotes refolding of misfolded polypeptides especially under stressful conditions; forms two stacked rings of heptamers to form a barrel-shaped 14mer; ends can be capped by GroES; misfolded proteins enter the barrel where they are refolded when GroES binds), with amino-acid sequence MAKDIKFSSDARKGLEAGIDKLANAVKVTLGPKGRNVVLDKAYGAPTITNDGVTIAQDIELEDRFENMGAQLVKEVATKTNDVAGDGTTTATVLAHAIIKEGLKNLAAGANPVVLQKGLKKATDEVVDYIKENSREVEDKQAIENVGTISSADPEIGKFIADAMEKVGNDGVITVEESKTTDTYLDVVEGMQFDKGYLSPYMATDNEKMIADLDDPYILLTDKKISNIQEILPLLEEVVQASKPLLIIADDVDGEALTTLILNKLRGTFNVVAVKAPGYGDRRKAMLEDIAILTGATVVSEELGMDLKDTAMDMLGSAKKVKVDKDNTTIVEGKGDKANLEERVETIRKQIETEDSEYEKEKLQERVAKLAGGVAVINVGAATETEMQEKKYRIEDALSATRAAVEEGIVAGGGVVLIGAIERVAKLEESLKADEKTGALIIKKALEAPLRQIVENAGMDGSVIVEKVKNSAKDEGYDAYNDEFVNMFEKGIVEPTKVTRSALQNAVSVAGMILTTEAAVADIPEENPAPQMPAGMPGMY; translated from the coding sequence ATGGCTAAAGATATTAAATTTTCATCTGACGCAAGAAAGGGACTTGAAGCAGGAATTGATAAATTAGCAAATGCTGTAAAAGTAACTCTTGGACCAAAGGGACGTAACGTAGTTCTTGATAAGGCATATGGAGCACCAACCATCACAAACGACGGTGTAACCATAGCCCAAGACATAGAACTTGAAGATAGATTTGAAAATATGGGAGCTCAACTTGTAAAAGAAGTTGCTACAAAGACAAATGACGTAGCAGGAGACGGAACTACAACAGCGACAGTTCTAGCTCACGCTATCATCAAAGAAGGACTCAAAAACCTAGCAGCAGGAGCAAACCCAGTAGTACTTCAAAAGGGTCTAAAGAAAGCAACTGACGAAGTAGTTGACTATATCAAAGAAAACTCTAGAGAAGTAGAAGACAAACAAGCTATAGAAAACGTAGGAACAATCTCATCAGCTGACCCAGAAATCGGTAAATTCATAGCAGATGCTATGGAAAAGGTTGGAAATGATGGAGTAATCACAGTAGAAGAATCCAAAACAACAGATACCTACCTAGACGTTGTAGAAGGAATGCAATTTGACAAGGGCTATCTATCCCCATACATGGCAACAGACAATGAAAAAATGATAGCTGACCTTGACGATCCATACATCCTTCTAACAGACAAGAAGATTTCAAACATCCAAGAAATCCTCCCACTCCTAGAAGAAGTTGTTCAAGCTTCCAAACCACTTCTAATCATAGCAGATGACGTAGACGGTGAAGCTCTTACAACACTTATCCTAAACAAACTAAGAGGAACCTTCAACGTAGTTGCAGTAAAGGCACCAGGCTATGGTGATAGAAGAAAAGCTATGCTTGAAGATATTGCAATCTTAACAGGAGCTACAGTAGTAAGCGAAGAGCTTGGTATGGACCTTAAAGATACAGCTATGGATATGCTAGGATCTGCTAAGAAAGTAAAAGTAGACAAAGACAACACAACCATAGTAGAAGGAAAAGGCGATAAGGCTAACCTTGAAGAAAGAGTAGAAACAATCCGCAAACAAATCGAAACAGAAGATAGCGAATACGAAAAAGAAAAACTTCAAGAAAGAGTGGCCAAACTTGCTGGTGGAGTTGCAGTAATCAACGTTGGAGCTGCAACAGAAACTGAAATGCAAGAGAAAAAATACAGAATCGAAGACGCCCTATCAGCAACAAGAGCCGCAGTAGAAGAAGGTATAGTTGCAGGTGGAGGAGTTGTCCTAATCGGTGCAATCGAAAGAGTAGCTAAATTAGAAGAAAGCTTAAAGGCAGATGAGAAGACAGGTGCTCTAATCATCAAAAAAGCCCTAGAAGCTCCACTAAGACAAATCGTAGAAAACGCAGGCATGGACGGATCTGTAATAGTAGAAAAGGTTAAAAATTCTGCTAAGGATGAAGGATACGATGCCTACAACGACGAGTTCGTAAACATGTTCGAAAAAGGAATCGTAGAACCAACCAAGGTAACAAGATCAGCCCTACAAAACGCCGTTTCAGTTGCAGGAATGATCCTAACAACAGAAGCAGCAGTAGCAGACATCCCAGAAGAAAACCCAGCTCCACAAATGCCAGCTGGCATGCCAGGAATGTATTAA
- a CDS encoding co-chaperone GroES: MMLKPIGDRVVIQKAEAEKTTASGIVLPESAQEKPQYAEIVAISADIENDEKKKDSLKVGDKVIYSQYAGTDVKLDDEEFIVVKYNDILAVVQ; encoded by the coding sequence ATGATGCTAAAACCAATCGGTGATAGAGTAGTTATACAAAAAGCAGAAGCTGAAAAGACAACAGCATCTGGAATAGTTCTTCCAGAAAGCGCTCAAGAAAAACCACAATATGCAGAAATCGTAGCAATATCTGCCGATATTGAAAATGACGAGAAGAAAAAGGACTCTCTCAAAGTAGGAGATAAGGTAATCTATTCCCAATACGCAGGAACAGATGTAAAGCTTGATGATGAAGAGTTCATCGTAGTTAAATATAACGATATACTAGCAGTTGTACAATAA
- a CDS encoding pyridoxal phosphate-dependent aminotransferase, with product MPMTIKRATWNNGPDLAFDINNKANAAIEKYGREAVINAALGTLLDDKGKIIALPSVYDRLDEMDRSHIASYAPIEGEKDYRKIVIDTLFGPYKPEGYISAIATPGGTGAIRSAIFSYLDEGDPLICHDYYWAPYRKICEEFGRNFKTFEFFTDDFAFNIDVYKEAIDEGIRDSDRIASLINSPGNNPTGYSLSDEEWDEVITFLKEKAEDKDKKITLIVDVAYLEFAGDGDQQRKFFEKFSNLPRNLFVVVAFSMSKSHTAYGLRSGAAVGISSSKEIIEEFEASLAHSARCNWSNGTHAAQNILIELERAENKKIYEQELVDLRNMLKSRADVFVTAAKENKLTMIPYFGGFFTFIPTDKAFDIVKDLEKENIFTIPSAKGIRVAICGVGEEKIPKLVQRLAFYTNKK from the coding sequence ATGCCAATGACAATTAAAAGGGCGACCTGGAACAATGGACCTGACCTCGCCTTTGATATAAATAACAAGGCAAACGCCGCTATAGAAAAATACGGAAGAGAGGCTGTGATTAATGCAGCTTTGGGAACTCTTCTAGACGATAAGGGAAAGATAATAGCCCTTCCTTCAGTTTATGATAGGCTTGATGAGATGGATAGGAGTCATATAGCATCCTACGCCCCAATCGAGGGAGAGAAGGACTATAGGAAAATCGTAATTGATACTCTCTTCGGTCCTTACAAACCAGAAGGATATATTTCTGCGATAGCAACTCCGGGAGGAACTGGAGCTATTAGGTCTGCCATATTTTCCTATCTAGATGAGGGAGACCCTTTGATTTGCCACGATTATTATTGGGCTCCTTATAGGAAGATTTGCGAGGAATTTGGAAGAAACTTTAAGACATTTGAGTTTTTCACAGATGATTTTGCCTTTAATATAGATGTCTACAAGGAAGCTATTGATGAAGGGATTAGGGATTCTGATAGGATAGCTTCTCTTATCAACTCTCCAGGCAATAACCCGACAGGTTACTCTCTATCAGATGAGGAGTGGGATGAGGTAATCACTTTCCTTAAGGAGAAGGCAGAGGATAAGGATAAGAAAATCACCCTTATAGTTGATGTGGCTTATCTTGAATTTGCAGGAGATGGAGATCAGCAGAGGAAGTTTTTTGAGAAGTTTTCAAATCTTCCTCGTAATCTCTTCGTAGTAGTTGCATTTTCTATGAGTAAGTCCCACACAGCCTACGGCCTAAGAAGTGGAGCTGCTGTGGGCATATCATCTAGTAAAGAGATCATAGAAGAGTTTGAGGCAAGTCTTGCCCATTCTGCAAGATGTAACTGGTCAAATGGAACCCACGCTGCCCAAAATATCCTAATTGAGCTTGAAAGGGCTGAAAACAAGAAAATCTACGAGCAGGAACTTGTAGACTTAAGGAATATGCTAAAGAGTCGAGCAGACGTATTTGTGACAGCTGCCAAGGAGAATAAGCTTACAATGATTCCTTACTTTGGAGGCTTTTTCACCTTTATCCCAACTGATAAGGCCTTCGATATAGTAAAAGATTTGGAAAAAGAAAATATCTTCACAATTCCTTCAGCCAAGGGAATCAGAGTTGCCATATGCGGAGTAGGAGAAGAGAAAATCCCAAAACTAGTCCAAAGACTTGCCTTTTACACAAACAAAAAATAA
- the msrB gene encoding peptide-methionine (R)-S-oxide reductase MsrB, translating into MNYDKKDLKNKLSDISYRVTQENATERPFSSIYDDFYEEGIYVDIVSGKALFSSLDKYDADCGWPSFTKAIDEGEIKEEVDLSHGMVRKEVRSKSADSHLGHVFPDGPKDKGGLRFCINGASLRFIPKEKMEEEGYCEYLKLFN; encoded by the coding sequence ATGAATTACGATAAGAAAGATTTAAAAAATAAACTGTCCGACATTTCCTATAGGGTAACCCAAGAAAATGCCACAGAAAGACCCTTCTCAAGTATCTATGATGACTTCTACGAAGAGGGAATCTATGTGGATATAGTAAGCGGCAAGGCCCTTTTCTCATCACTTGATAAGTACGATGCCGATTGCGGCTGGCCTTCCTTTACTAAGGCGATCGACGAAGGCGAAATAAAGGAAGAAGTCGACCTAAGCCACGGTATGGTGAGAAAAGAGGTGAGGAGTAAGTCCGCCGACAGCCACCTAGGCCATGTCTTCCCTGACGGTCCTAAGGATAAGGGAGGGCTTAGATTCTGTATAAATGGAGCAAGCCTTAGATTTATCCCAAAGGAAAAAATGGAGGAAGAAGGCTATTGCGAGTATCTAAAATTGTTTAATTAA
- a CDS encoding NAD(P)H-dependent oxidoreductase, with the protein MFKINRKLKEMKDNGESIKLAIIGCGKMGASLISQLSKMDAMEVKLVVDRTPQKAIKALVNAGISEDKIIFTDDYNEGYEVLEKGFVCVSTNYRLAYKLMQINAVIDCTGNPPFGAVIARKTIQYHKHMITFNVECDAVVGPVLHDMAKKAGVVYTGILGDEPGAIIDLVEYAYGMGLEVLVAAKGKNNPLDRDATPESLAEKAKEKGLSAKMLTSFVDGTNTMLELNSVSNALGFLPDVFGCHGIDTSPETAVEDFRLKADGGKLSRYGVVEFSRGMAPGVFIIVTSDQEDVRDLMKFLGFGDGPNYLMYRPYHLTSLETPITIYKAVVENEATIVPLHGQVADTVTIAKRDIKAGERLEGVGSKTVYGKLTSHDRSLAEDLLPIALITDKTKAVKDIEKGTVIDMSMVELDEKATITRLRRRQNSMKL; encoded by the coding sequence ATGTTTAAGATAAATAGAAAACTAAAAGAAATGAAAGATAACGGAGAAAGCATCAAGCTTGCCATAATCGGTTGCGGCAAGATGGGAGCTTCCTTAATCAGCCAACTATCAAAGATGGATGCAATGGAAGTTAAGCTTGTAGTAGATAGAACTCCACAAAAAGCTATCAAGGCCCTAGTAAATGCAGGAATCTCTGAAGATAAAATAATATTTACAGATGACTATAATGAAGGATACGAAGTTTTAGAAAAAGGCTTCGTTTGTGTATCTACTAACTACAGATTAGCCTATAAGCTCATGCAAATAAATGCGGTAATTGACTGTACAGGCAACCCTCCTTTTGGTGCAGTTATAGCAAGAAAGACTATCCAATACCACAAACACATGATCACCTTCAATGTAGAATGTGACGCTGTAGTTGGACCTGTCCTTCACGATATGGCCAAGAAGGCAGGAGTGGTTTACACAGGAATCCTTGGCGATGAGCCAGGAGCTATAATCGACCTTGTAGAATACGCTTACGGAATGGGACTTGAAGTCTTGGTCGCTGCCAAGGGAAAGAACAACCCACTAGACCGTGATGCAACACCAGAAAGTTTGGCAGAAAAAGCCAAAGAAAAGGGTCTATCAGCAAAGATGCTTACAAGCTTTGTAGATGGAACAAATACCATGCTAGAGCTTAACTCTGTATCAAACGCCCTAGGCTTCCTGCCAGATGTATTTGGCTGCCATGGAATTGATACAAGCCCTGAAACTGCTGTAGAAGATTTTAGACTAAAGGCAGACGGAGGCAAGCTATCAAGATACGGAGTTGTAGAATTCTCTCGTGGAATGGCTCCAGGAGTATTTATCATAGTAACAAGTGATCAAGAAGACGTTAGAGATCTAATGAAGTTCTTAGGCTTTGGAGATGGTCCAAACTACTTGATGTACAGACCATACCACCTAACAAGTCTTGAAACTCCAATTACTATCTATAAGGCTGTAGTAGAAAACGAAGCGACAATAGTTCCTCTTCACGGCCAAGTAGCTGACACAGTAACTATTGCCAAAAGAGACATCAAGGCTGGAGAAAGACTCGAAGGAGTAGGATCAAAGACAGTTTACGGTAAGCTTACAAGCCACGATAGAAGCCTTGCCGAAGACCTCTTGCCAATAGCTTTGATTACAGATAAGACAAAGGCAGTAAAAGATATAGAAAAGGGAACAGTAATAGATATGTCCATGGTAGAGCTTGACGAAAAGGCAACTATCACAAGACTAAGAAGAAGACAAAATTCCATGAAATTGTAA
- a CDS encoding aminoacetone oxidase family FAD-binding enzyme, whose protein sequence is MKVFVIGAGVAGLAFASFAEGLDVTVIDSNEEAGRKLLATGNGRCNFTNLNYSRDFYQGENPDFPTYALDYFRNSDLIEYFGKLGIDSKSLPSGRNYPATMSARSVRDILYLSAKDKGKFIFNEKITGIDLEKKLIESDKNKYKYDILVLASGGITLKNSGSDGSVFEIIKDKQKITDLTYGITNYKTREKLSKKAKGTRVTAKASLYLGDKLIKESTDDVIFQSYGLTGTAILDLSNEISIGLKKSQKPMISLDLFPAYSREDLRKRIKDLAETFPKRTIGEILLGLINDRLIDDIVKKARISIDMLGKDLSDKDMDMLIKILKGMRFTVKDIHDKTNAQVTIGGVDTKFVDDRTMRSKIYQDLYFCGEILDVSGSCGGYNIQWAFSSAKLACDKIRSINV, encoded by the coding sequence ATGAAAGTATTTGTAATAGGAGCAGGAGTAGCAGGTCTTGCCTTCGCAAGTTTCGCCGAAGGTCTTGATGTTACAGTAATCGACTCTAATGAAGAGGCAGGCAGGAAGCTCCTTGCGACAGGAAATGGTAGATGTAACTTTACCAATCTCAATTATTCTAGAGACTTTTACCAAGGAGAAAATCCCGACTTTCCTACTTACGCCCTAGATTATTTCAGAAATTCTGACCTTATAGAATACTTCGGAAAGCTTGGCATAGATTCTAAGTCCCTTCCAAGCGGGAGGAACTATCCTGCTACCATGTCCGCAAGGTCTGTTAGGGATATCTTGTATCTGTCCGCCAAGGATAAGGGCAAATTCATCTTTAATGAGAAGATTACTGGCATTGACCTAGAAAAGAAGTTAATTGAAAGTGATAAGAATAAGTACAAATATGATATCCTAGTCCTTGCAAGTGGAGGAATCACCCTCAAAAACTCAGGTTCTGATGGATCTGTCTTTGAAATTATTAAGGATAAACAAAAGATTACGGACTTAACTTATGGAATAACAAATTACAAAACAAGGGAGAAGCTTTCCAAAAAGGCCAAGGGGACCAGGGTCACTGCAAAGGCTAGTCTTTATCTAGGAGATAAGCTCATCAAGGAATCCACAGACGATGTTATCTTTCAATCTTACGGCCTAACTGGTACGGCTATTTTGGATTTATCTAATGAGATAAGTATAGGTCTTAAGAAAAGTCAAAAACCTATGATAAGCCTAGACCTCTTTCCAGCCTACAGCAGAGAAGATTTGAGAAAAAGGATAAAGGACCTTGCCGAAACTTTTCCTAAAAGAACTATAGGAGAGATCCTCCTAGGCCTCATCAATGATAGGCTTATAGATGATATAGTCAAAAAGGCAAGAATATCGATAGACATGCTCGGTAAAGACCTAAGCGATAAGGATATGGATATGCTGATTAAAATCCTGAAAGGGATGAGATTTACTGTAAAAGACATCCACGATAAGACAAATGCCCAGGTGACGATCGGAGGAGTCGATACAAAATTTGTCGATGATAGGACAATGAGATCAAAAATTTACCAAGATTTGTACTTTTGTGGGGAAATCCTAGATGTATCTGGTTCCTGTGGGGGGTACAATATACAGTGGGCTTTTTCCTCAGCGAAGTTAGCCTGTGACAAGATAAGGAGTATAAATGTTTAA
- a CDS encoding UDP-N-acetylmuramoyl-L-alanyl-D-glutamate--2,6-diaminopimelate ligase gives MKGQIILISFEDIISHISYIDYKKANDKAIKQVTNDSRKVNEGTIFVAIKGSLSDGHDYIASAIEKGSSLIIHTADIKREEGISYIKVTDPRKTLAQISNLIYDFPSKKMDLVAVTGSNGKTTTSRLISFLMGEIFGESASIGTNNAVVGDEIIPTSNTTPDITEVNRILAKCLDKNIHHLALEASSHGLDQKRLYGLDISYGIFTNLSEEHLDYHKTMDNYFKAKMILFENAKTTIANIDDPYGKKAKELFSNTVTFAIDEKNADYRAEDIRKEDGKISFKIKGCEFVIRKIANYEIYNTLAACACLNQMGASMEEIAAAYKKFKGVKSRFEYIENDLGINIILDFAHTPRAYEALFESVPEGAKKIAVFGINGDRNAHFRRLIGNACGKFDTFAVLTTDDPKFDDIDHINEEIIVGLDDYKQAYVIKKDRTDAMEYAFRKARPGDYVFLLGKGEENFMKYHGNEKTPYSERETIKKALARI, from the coding sequence TTGAAAGGACAAATTATTTTGATAAGTTTTGAAGATATTATTTCACATATATCTTATATAGATTATAAAAAAGCAAATGATAAGGCTATTAAACAAGTTACAAATGATTCGAGAAAGGTAAATGAAGGAACTATATTTGTAGCCATCAAGGGCTCACTTAGCGATGGGCACGATTATATAGCATCTGCCATAGAAAAGGGCTCAAGCCTTATAATTCATACAGCAGATATAAAAAGAGAAGAAGGGATCTCCTATATCAAAGTAACTGATCCAAGAAAAACTCTCGCCCAAATATCTAATCTCATCTACGATTTTCCATCAAAGAAAATGGACCTTGTAGCTGTTACTGGCTCAAATGGCAAGACAACTACATCAAGGCTTATTTCCTTTCTCATGGGAGAAATCTTTGGGGAAAGTGCAAGTATAGGGACAAATAACGCAGTGGTAGGAGATGAGATTATCCCTACATCAAACACAACTCCAGATATCACAGAGGTAAATAGGATCCTTGCTAAGTGTCTTGATAAAAACATCCACCACCTAGCTCTCGAGGCATCAAGCCATGGCCTTGACCAGAAAAGACTCTACGGACTAGATATTTCCTACGGTATATTTACCAATCTATCCGAAGAGCACTTGGACTATCACAAGACTATGGACAATTACTTCAAGGCCAAGATGATTTTGTTTGAAAATGCCAAGACGACCATAGCCAATATCGACGATCCTTATGGGAAAAAAGCTAAGGAACTTTTCTCAAATACTGTAACTTTCGCTATAGACGAGAAAAACGCCGACTACAGGGCGGAAGATATTAGAAAAGAAGATGGAAAAATTTCCTTTAAGATTAAAGGCTGTGAATTTGTCATAAGAAAAATCGCAAATTATGAAATCTACAACACCCTAGCAGCTTGCGCCTGCCTTAACCAAATGGGGGCAAGCATGGAAGAAATCGCTGCTGCCTACAAGAAATTTAAGGGAGTTAAGTCGAGATTTGAATATATAGAAAATGATTTGGGCATAAATATCATCCTAGACTTCGCCCATACTCCTCGTGCCTACGAAGCTCTTTTCGAGTCAGTCCCAGAAGGGGCCAAGAAAATTGCAGTCTTTGGCATAAATGGGGACAGGAACGCTCATTTTAGGAGACTTATAGGAAATGCTTGTGGTAAGTTTGACACCTTCGCAGTCCTTACTACAGATGATCCCAAGTTTGATGATATAGACCACATCAACGAGGAGATAATAGTAGGACTTGATGATTACAAGCAAGCTTATGTAATAAAAAAAGATAGGACAGATGCTATGGAATACGCCTTTAGGAAGGCTCGCCCTGGTGATTATGTCTTTCTTCTAGGCAAGGGTGAGGAGAATTTTATGAAATATCATGGAAATGAGAAGACTCCTTACAGCGAGAGAGAAACCATAAAGAAGGCCTTGGCTAGGATATGA
- a CDS encoding glutaredoxin family protein translates to MADIKIYTSNTCVFCKAAKQYFNEKGIEFTELNVDKDKDAVDYLVSKGYRGVPVINIDGEDIVGFDKEAIEAKLNI, encoded by the coding sequence ATGGCAGATATTAAAATTTATACATCAAATACATGTGTTTTCTGTAAGGCAGCTAAACAATATTTCAACGAAAAAGGCATCGAATTTACAGAACTTAATGTCGACAAGGACAAGGACGCTGTAGATTACCTTGTAAGCAAGGGCTACAGGGGAGTACCAGTTATTAATATCGACGGAGAAGATATAGTTGGCTTTGACAAGGAAGCTATTGAAGCAAAACTAAATATTTAA
- the rsmA gene encoding 16S rRNA (adenine(1518)-N(6)/adenine(1519)-N(6))-dimethyltransferase RsmA — protein sequence MKKLYSPKVVKDIIDLYNFRFSKSLGQNFLIDKNFVEKIVDAADVDSSNVLEIGPGIGTITYEMAKTAKKVVAIEIDSSLIPIIGENMEEFDNFKLIHEDILKADLGRIIEEEFAGEDFKVVSNLPYYITTPIIEKLIETDLPCRDMTIMVQKEVADRMLADEKSKDYSSLSVFIKYYSDAEKITNVPKSVFMPQPKIDSTVLKLNLRKYRDDVDEKKLFALVHAGFNKRRKTILNSLSDACEKEKLRLAFDKLGIKNNLRAENLSLDDFINLTKTIETL from the coding sequence ATGAAAAAATTATACTCACCTAAAGTTGTAAAAGACATAATAGACCTATATAACTTTAGATTTTCCAAATCTCTGGGCCAAAATTTCTTGATAGATAAGAATTTCGTAGAAAAAATCGTAGATGCAGCAGATGTGGATTCTTCTAACGTCCTAGAAATCGGACCGGGAATTGGAACAATCACCTATGAGATGGCAAAGACTGCAAAGAAGGTAGTAGCAATCGAGATTGATAGCTCTCTTATTCCTATTATAGGAGAAAATATGGAAGAGTTTGATAATTTTAAACTAATTCACGAGGATATCCTAAAGGCCGACCTCGGAAGAATCATAGAAGAAGAGTTTGCTGGAGAAGACTTCAAAGTAGTAAGCAATCTCCCTTATTATATAACGACTCCTATCATAGAAAAACTTATAGAAACTGACCTTCCTTGTAGGGATATGACCATCATGGTTCAAAAGGAAGTTGCTGATAGGATGCTTGCTGATGAGAAAAGTAAGGACTACTCTTCTCTTTCTGTCTTTATCAAATATTACTCAGATGCAGAAAAGATTACTAATGTTCCTAAGTCAGTATTTATGCCTCAGCCTAAGATTGACTCGACTGTCCTTAAGCTAAATCTTAGAAAATACAGAGACGATGTAGATGAAAAGAAACTTTTTGCCCTAGTCCATGCAGGCTTTAACAAGAGGAGAAAGACTATCCTAAATTCCCTATCTGATGCTTGCGAAAAGGAAAAATTAAGATTAGCCTTCGATAAATTGGGTATAAAAAATAACCTGAGGGCAGAAAACTTGTCCTTGGACGATTTTATAAATTTGACAAAAACCATTGAGACCCTATAA